A single window of Actinoallomurus bryophytorum DNA harbors:
- a CDS encoding NlpC/P60 family protein yields the protein MEPSRSAKAHHRKHRTGKTVVTGILLVAGLSALPARHAGAKPAPGIDTLRQQAGQLNTQLEQLTEQYDGLRVRLQQAQRAAEVAKATSTRETKALKSIQQRVGRLAALRYMHGGTDEAPALFAAPDPQALLDQAATLHYFTQQDDTQVRQLTQAIQTAEHAWQNAQVHATQAAGLKTQLKQKKATIQKTLDKVRKPLLKDAVERAGRGESVPVIPGGPTKAIGAVRAALSQLGVPYVWGGATPGGGFDCSGLTMWAYRQVGVNLPHYGGDQWNAGVHVSRSQLQPGDLVFFYSDIHHMGMYLGDGKFVHAPHTGDRVRVADLATRPFAGAVRIV from the coding sequence ATGGAGCCTTCGCGATCCGCGAAAGCGCATCATAGGAAGCACCGCACGGGCAAGACCGTCGTCACCGGCATCCTTCTCGTCGCCGGACTGAGCGCCCTGCCGGCACGGCACGCCGGCGCCAAGCCGGCTCCCGGTATCGACACTCTCCGGCAGCAGGCCGGCCAGCTCAACACGCAGCTCGAGCAGCTCACTGAGCAGTACGACGGGCTGCGGGTACGGCTGCAGCAGGCACAGCGTGCCGCGGAGGTGGCCAAGGCGACCTCCACCCGCGAGACCAAGGCGCTGAAGAGCATCCAGCAGCGCGTCGGCAGGCTCGCCGCGCTGCGCTACATGCACGGCGGCACCGACGAGGCACCGGCGCTGTTCGCCGCGCCGGACCCGCAGGCGCTGCTGGACCAGGCGGCGACCCTGCACTACTTCACCCAGCAGGACGACACACAGGTCCGGCAGCTCACCCAGGCGATCCAGACCGCCGAACACGCCTGGCAGAACGCCCAGGTCCACGCCACTCAGGCGGCTGGGCTCAAAACACAGCTCAAGCAGAAGAAGGCGACCATCCAAAAGACCCTCGACAAGGTACGCAAACCGCTGCTGAAGGACGCCGTCGAGCGTGCCGGGCGTGGCGAGAGCGTTCCGGTGATCCCCGGGGGCCCCACCAAGGCGATCGGCGCCGTACGCGCGGCGCTGTCGCAGCTCGGCGTCCCGTACGTCTGGGGCGGTGCCACGCCGGGCGGGGGCTTCGACTGCTCCGGCCTGACCATGTGGGCGTACCGCCAGGTCGGCGTGAACCTGCCGCACTACGGCGGCGACCAGTGGAACGCCGGGGTCCACGTCTCCCGCAGCCAGCTGCAACCGGGTGACCTGGTGTTCTTCTACTCCGACATCCACCACATGGGGATGTACCTCGGCGACGGCAAGTTCGTGCACGCGCCGCACACCGGGGACCGGGTACGCGTCGCCGACCTGGCGACCCGGCCCTTCGCCGGCGCCGTACGCATCGTCTGA
- a CDS encoding class II 3-deoxy-7-phosphoheptulonate synthase — MDLLDTWRSRPAAQQPEWPDPAQVHAVAAELAKLPPLVFAGECDLLRGQLAAVARGEAFVLQGGDCAETFSGATADDVRNKLKTLLQMSVVLTYAASVPVVKIGRMAGQFAKPRSKSVEVRDGVELPAYRGDMVNGFGFTAEERAPDPGRLLRAYHAAAVTLNLCRAFTQGGYADLRQVHAWNQDFVANSPAGRRYERLAGEIDRALAFMNAAGADPEEFHRVDIYSSHEALLLDYERALTRIDSRSGLPYDVSAHFLWIGERTRQLDGAHVEFMRHIRNPIGVKLGPTTTAEDALALIDALDPQREPGRLTFVIRMGAKLVRDNLPPLVEKVTASGAQVAWICDPMHGNTFEAESGYKTRRFDDVVDEVAGFFDVHRALGTHPGGVHLEFTGDDVTECVGGGHEIVEDDLHQRYETACDPRLNRGQALDLAFMVAEMYRTTK, encoded by the coding sequence GTGGACCTCCTTGACACGTGGCGATCACGTCCAGCGGCCCAGCAGCCCGAATGGCCCGACCCGGCGCAGGTGCACGCGGTGGCCGCGGAGCTCGCCAAGCTCCCGCCTCTCGTGTTCGCGGGCGAGTGCGACCTGCTGCGCGGCCAGCTCGCCGCCGTCGCGCGCGGCGAGGCGTTCGTGCTCCAGGGCGGCGACTGCGCGGAGACCTTCTCCGGCGCCACCGCCGACGACGTACGCAACAAGCTCAAGACGCTGCTGCAGATGTCGGTCGTGCTGACCTACGCCGCGAGCGTGCCGGTCGTGAAGATCGGCCGGATGGCGGGGCAGTTCGCCAAGCCGCGTTCGAAATCGGTCGAGGTACGCGACGGTGTCGAGCTCCCGGCGTACCGCGGCGACATGGTCAACGGCTTCGGCTTCACCGCCGAGGAGCGCGCCCCTGACCCGGGACGCCTGCTGCGCGCCTACCACGCCGCCGCCGTGACGCTGAACCTCTGCCGTGCCTTCACCCAGGGCGGGTACGCCGACCTGCGTCAGGTCCACGCCTGGAACCAGGACTTCGTGGCCAACAGCCCGGCCGGGCGCCGCTACGAGCGCCTCGCCGGTGAGATCGACCGTGCACTCGCGTTCATGAACGCCGCGGGCGCCGACCCCGAGGAGTTCCACCGGGTCGACATCTACTCCAGCCACGAGGCGCTGCTGCTCGACTACGAGCGCGCCCTGACCCGCATCGACTCACGTTCGGGCCTGCCGTACGACGTCTCGGCGCACTTCCTGTGGATCGGGGAGCGCACCCGGCAGCTCGACGGCGCGCACGTGGAGTTCATGCGCCACATCCGCAACCCGATCGGGGTCAAGCTCGGCCCGACGACGACCGCCGAGGACGCCCTGGCCCTGATCGACGCGCTCGACCCGCAGCGCGAGCCGGGCCGCCTCACGTTCGTCATCCGGATGGGCGCCAAGCTCGTACGCGACAACCTGCCCCCGCTGGTGGAGAAGGTCACCGCGAGCGGCGCACAGGTCGCGTGGATCTGCGACCCGATGCACGGCAACACGTTCGAGGCCGAAAGCGGTTACAAGACCCGCCGGTTCGACGACGTGGTGGACGAGGTGGCCGGCTTCTTCGACGTGCACCGCGCCCTCGGCACGCATCCGGGCGGCGTCCACCTCGAGTTCACCGGCGACGACGTCACCGAGTGCGTCGGCGGCGGCCACGAGATCGTCGAGGACGACCTGCACCAGCGGTACGAGACCGCCTGCGACCCGAGGCTCAACCGCGGGCAGGCGCTCGACCTGGCGTTCATGGTGGCGGAGATGTACCGCACGACCAAGTAG
- a CDS encoding tetratricopeptide repeat protein, producing MSTTSRAYDIWLRKPEEAQQLLESKRSDLDGDGLSLLSWLVLTNERDDRKAEQLANTAVAAGGDTRFATAALSEVHKWRGDYNRAAEIVRAAREKYPTIPWYALTLADILKDGNRIDESEALLESVVNDPQLRRHALKRLSKWAVDRGDNVRGLKYQTELIALAPDYLVYASDYTLLAHLRLEAGDPAGARDVLHRGASIYSGNAQIREMLHRQFGETPPAKPPTVAPVDERTVGARRIPIKTKMITLRSGILPIIQEATNGQLRPDDILALSESPASAGQGRMIPLEMITPEGMAKQLSKFVGKIGPLHSPAGMQGAILEAGRTKVLLGAAAGAAGKLVGKRGWFYRVAGPGAAMIDDVAAALPPHDHHLLFGPGRPDKLSEDLSAALGCHVCVVDANNLTGAWVVGASAGVDRKWVEKVLSDNPAGNEDEQTPIVLIRKI from the coding sequence ATGAGCACCACCAGCCGCGCCTACGACATCTGGCTACGCAAGCCGGAGGAGGCCCAGCAGCTCCTGGAGTCGAAGCGGTCCGACCTCGACGGTGACGGGCTGTCGCTGTTGTCCTGGCTCGTCCTCACCAACGAGCGCGACGACCGCAAGGCCGAGCAGCTCGCCAACACGGCCGTCGCGGCCGGTGGCGACACCCGCTTCGCCACCGCCGCGCTCTCCGAGGTGCACAAGTGGCGGGGCGACTACAACCGCGCCGCGGAGATCGTCCGTGCCGCGCGCGAAAAGTACCCGACCATCCCGTGGTACGCGCTGACGCTGGCCGACATCCTCAAGGACGGCAACCGCATCGACGAGTCCGAGGCCCTCCTCGAGTCCGTCGTCAACGACCCCCAGCTGCGCCGGCACGCGCTGAAGCGGCTGTCGAAGTGGGCGGTGGACCGTGGCGACAACGTCCGCGGTCTGAAATACCAGACCGAGCTGATCGCGCTGGCCCCGGACTACCTCGTGTACGCCTCGGACTACACCCTCCTGGCCCACCTGCGCCTCGAGGCTGGCGACCCCGCGGGCGCGCGTGACGTTCTGCACCGTGGCGCCTCGATCTACTCGGGCAACGCCCAGATCAGGGAGATGCTGCACCGGCAGTTCGGCGAGACGCCGCCGGCGAAGCCCCCGACCGTCGCCCCGGTGGACGAGCGGACCGTCGGCGCGCGCCGCATCCCGATCAAGACCAAGATGATCACGCTGCGCAGCGGCATCCTCCCGATCATCCAGGAGGCCACCAACGGGCAGCTTCGGCCCGACGACATCCTCGCGCTGTCGGAGAGCCCGGCGTCGGCCGGCCAGGGACGCATGATCCCGCTGGAGATGATCACGCCGGAGGGCATGGCCAAGCAGCTCAGCAAGTTCGTCGGCAAGATCGGCCCGCTGCACAGCCCGGCCGGTATGCAGGGCGCGATCCTGGAGGCGGGCCGTACGAAGGTCCTGCTCGGGGCCGCCGCCGGCGCGGCCGGCAAGCTGGTCGGCAAGCGCGGCTGGTTCTACCGCGTCGCCGGGCCGGGCGCCGCGATGATCGACGACGTCGCCGCGGCACTGCCGCCGCACGACCACCACCTGCTCTTCGGCCCCGGCCGCCCGGACAAGCTGTCTGAGGACCTGTCCGCAGCGCTGGGCTGCCACGTCTGCGTCGTCGACGCCAACAACCTCACCGGCGCGTGGGTGGTCGGCGCGTCGGCGGGCGTCGACCGCAAGTGGGTCGAGAAGGTCCTGTCGGACAACCCGGCCGGCAACGAGGACGAGCAGACCCCGATCGTGCTGATCCGCAAGATCTGA